A genomic window from Methanovulcanius yangii includes:
- a CDS encoding DMT family transporter — translation MQNHSFNPVIYAVLAAMLFGSCAPAAKYLLAGIGPVMLAGLLYLGSGAGLALYLGVCRLRRQDRNDMEAPLAKADLPWLAGVILFGGILAPVVLLISLEVTPAATAALLLNFEAVATTILAAAFFKEYVGRNVWTALALITASCAVLSYSPTALWGFSLGAVGILLACTFWSLDNNISRNIAAKDPIPIVAIKGLVAGAVIIASALLMGGGLPALPTVAGVMVVGFFSYGGITSVLFMMALRGIGTARTGSILAVSPFFGVAISFAIFEEPLASTFWIALPIMVVGAYLLITENHSHPHYHPPMEHEHRHCHDDGHHLHAHVGTEPPLSANGEHSHRHFHEEMTHEHPHQPDLHHRHGHGKIK, via the coding sequence ATGCAGAACCACTCTTTCAATCCGGTCATCTATGCAGTCCTTGCGGCGATGCTCTTCGGGTCCTGTGCGCCAGCGGCGAAGTACCTGCTGGCGGGCATCGGGCCCGTGATGCTGGCAGGGCTCCTGTATCTCGGGAGCGGTGCCGGCCTCGCCCTCTACCTCGGGGTCTGCCGCCTGCGCAGGCAGGACAGAAACGACATGGAGGCGCCGCTTGCGAAGGCCGACCTGCCGTGGCTTGCAGGGGTGATCCTCTTCGGCGGCATCCTCGCCCCGGTGGTCCTCCTCATCTCGCTTGAAGTGACGCCCGCCGCGACGGCGGCGCTCCTTCTCAACTTCGAGGCGGTCGCAACGACGATCCTCGCGGCGGCGTTCTTTAAGGAGTACGTGGGCCGGAATGTCTGGACGGCGCTTGCCCTCATCACCGCCTCCTGTGCGGTTCTCTCGTACAGCCCGACGGCGTTGTGGGGATTCTCGCTGGGGGCCGTCGGGATCCTTCTCGCCTGCACCTTCTGGTCGCTCGACAACAACATCTCAAGAAACATCGCCGCCAAGGACCCCATCCCCATCGTCGCCATCAAGGGACTCGTCGCGGGTGCCGTCATCATTGCATCAGCCCTCCTGATGGGGGGCGGCCTCCCTGCCCTGCCGACGGTCGCGGGCGTGATGGTCGTCGGGTTCTTCAGCTACGGCGGAATCACGAGCGTGCTCTTCATGATGGCGCTCCGGGGCATCGGGACGGCCCGGACGGGGTCGATTCTTGCCGTCTCGCCGTTCTTTGGTGTGGCGATCTCCTTTGCGATATTCGAGGAGCCGCTCGCATCCACCTTCTGGATTGCGCTGCCCATCATGGTCGTGGGGGCGTACCTCCTCATCACCGAGAACCACTCCCACCCGCATTATCATCCGCCGATGGAACATGAGCACCGGCACTGCCACGACGACGGCCACCACCTCCACGCCCACGTGGGGACGGAGCCGCCCCTCTCGGCGAATGGGGAGCACTCGCACCGGCACTTCCACGAGGAGATGACCCACGAGCACCCCCACCAGCCGGACCTGCACCACCGGCACGGGCATGGGAAAATCAAATAG
- a CDS encoding ABC transporter substrate-binding protein, whose product MDNKYLTIFVVCIAVLAVAIAGCTDSTASAGEGAGVEETPVYTVGIDVPYPPFSYVTPANEYTGFDVDSIKWIADNQGFEVKFEVVAWDGIIPALQAGQIDMVYSGMTITDERKEKVAFSDPYWTVNQMVVAQPGSSVTIEDIQNGKAVVGTQSGCTAAIWMEENLVDTGIMDKENIKVYPDTPKAVDDLATGRIDAAMYDDLSMKDIIEGRDVEIIGYIETNEQFGIAVRKDDTELLAKLNAGLANLMEDPYWEELKVAYDMKL is encoded by the coding sequence ATGGACAACAAGTATCTGACGATTTTTGTGGTGTGTATCGCGGTGCTTGCAGTGGCAATTGCCGGCTGTACCGACTCCACCGCCTCCGCCGGTGAAGGCGCGGGCGTGGAAGAGACCCCGGTCTACACTGTTGGTATCGACGTTCCGTACCCCCCGTTCTCCTACGTGACTCCTGCAAACGAGTACACCGGGTTTGACGTGGACTCCATCAAATGGATTGCAGACAATCAGGGCTTTGAAGTGAAGTTCGAAGTCGTTGCATGGGACGGCATCATCCCCGCACTCCAGGCAGGACAGATCGACATGGTCTACTCCGGTATGACCATCACCGATGAGCGCAAGGAGAAGGTCGCATTCTCCGACCCCTACTGGACGGTCAACCAGATGGTCGTCGCTCAGCCCGGCTCGAGCGTGACGATTGAGGATATCCAGAACGGCAAGGCCGTCGTCGGTACCCAGAGCGGCTGTACGGCTGCCATCTGGATGGAGGAGAACCTCGTCGACACCGGCATCATGGACAAGGAGAACATCAAGGTCTACCCCGACACCCCGAAGGCAGTCGATGACCTTGCCACCGGCCGTATCGATGCAGCGATGTACGACGATCTCTCCATGAAAGACATCATCGAGGGACGCGACGTCGAGATTATCGGATACATCGAGACCAATGAGCAGTTTGGCATCGCCGTCCGCAAGGACGACACCGAGCTTCTTGCAAAGCTCAATGCCGGTCTTGCCAACCTCATGGAAGACCCCTACTGGGAAGAGCTGAAAGTTGCCTACGACATGAAACTCTGA
- a CDS encoding DUF5612 domain-containing protein, with product MDEPNALHALSILSENQHGVLRDVALVMANHGANIVSTQQSIIQSGPSKGLSSLFFEYETTGDVEALLTDLKTIPAVRSVQSNPPFSVVYGKRVLIFGGGAQVAQVALGAVNEADRHNIRGERISVDTIPLVGEKDLATAVDAASHLPRVAVLVLAGSIMGGEISKAVDRVRAAGIPVISLSMVGSVPEHADLVVTDPIQAGVFAVMHASSKGVFTIDRVRGKRL from the coding sequence ATGGACGAACCAAATGCCCTTCATGCACTCAGCATCCTCTCCGAGAACCAGCACGGCGTTCTGAGGGATGTGGCACTGGTAATGGCGAACCACGGTGCAAACATCGTGAGCACCCAGCAGTCTATTATCCAGAGCGGCCCCTCGAAAGGGCTCTCCTCCCTCTTCTTCGAATACGAGACGACCGGAGATGTGGAGGCGCTCCTCACCGACCTGAAGACCATTCCGGCGGTCCGTTCGGTGCAGTCCAATCCGCCCTTCTCGGTGGTGTACGGCAAACGCGTGCTGATCTTCGGCGGCGGGGCGCAGGTCGCACAGGTGGCGCTCGGTGCGGTCAACGAGGCCGACCGGCACAACATCCGGGGGGAGCGGATCTCGGTCGACACCATCCCCCTCGTGGGTGAAAAGGACCTCGCGACCGCCGTCGATGCGGCGAGCCACCTGCCCCGGGTCGCGGTTCTCGTCCTTGCGGGGAGCATCATGGGCGGCGAGATCTCGAAGGCCGTCGACCGCGTCCGTGCGGCCGGCATTCCCGTCATCTCGCTCTCCATGGTGGGTTCCGTCCCCGAGCACGCCGACCTCGTCGTCACCGACCCGATACAGGCCGGGGTCTTTGCGGTGATGCACGCAAGCTCGAAGGGCGTCTTTACGATCGACCGGGTGAGGGGGAAGAGACTGTGA
- a CDS encoding L-threonylcarbamoyladenylate synthase, protein MNRDIEQAVSVLHRDGLVVYPTETVYGLGADALSDHAVHRVYEVKGRPLGKPISVAVCDEEMLAAVAAPDDAAWAFIETFLPGPVTVVVPVKSCLPPILSGGTGDIGIRMPDHPVALELIETFDAPITATSANLSGRPSPTTREEVTVVYDFMIDVGGLPGTPSTVVDLIGRQILRPGAEIERIAQFLRDME, encoded by the coding sequence GTGAACCGCGATATCGAACAGGCGGTCTCCGTCCTCCACCGCGACGGACTCGTCGTCTACCCGACCGAGACCGTCTACGGGCTGGGGGCGGACGCCCTCTCGGACCATGCGGTCCACCGGGTCTACGAGGTGAAGGGCCGCCCGCTTGGAAAGCCCATCTCGGTCGCGGTCTGCGATGAGGAGATGCTCGCGGCCGTCGCCGCCCCGGACGATGCGGCGTGGGCGTTCATTGAGACGTTTCTTCCCGGCCCGGTGACGGTCGTCGTGCCGGTGAAGAGCTGCCTTCCCCCCATCCTCTCCGGGGGAACGGGGGACATCGGCATCCGGATGCCCGACCACCCGGTGGCGCTCGAGCTCATCGAGACCTTCGATGCGCCCATCACCGCGACGAGCGCGAACCTCTCGGGCAGGCCCTCCCCCACCACCCGCGAGGAAGTGACCGTCGTCTACGACTTCATGATCGACGTGGGGGGGCTGCCCGGAACCCCTTCGACCGTCGTCGACCTTATAGGCAGGCAGATCCTCCGGCCCGGCGCGGAGATCGAGAGGATCGCACAATTCTTACGGGACATGGAATGA
- a CDS encoding DNA polymerase subunit beta has product MIAMTRPIRLRDFIEDTDGRLYAVSNYDNTERVGCVLRYVPDENGERTAPDGRRYHKLDFEDAFDYIREHKPEYLDTVHRVPHSDIARVLKPDREIIHIAARDERVMRLLPVLGVPIDNIGCTGSLLCGLENSGSDIDMVVYGRDWFAAQANLKKAMETGDIQPLSEEMWEKVYTKRVPEIDYETFLRHEKRKWNRGEIEGTYFDLLYTRSYERLESASWGKGEVLGRDVIEATVTDASLSFDSPAVYLVEHEEISRVLSFTHTYSGQALAGETIEAAGVVEQHGEEKWLIVGTTREAKGEFIISETLMDS; this is encoded by the coding sequence ATGATTGCAATGACCAGACCCATCCGACTCAGAGACTTCATCGAAGATACCGACGGCCGCCTCTACGCCGTCTCGAACTACGACAACACCGAACGCGTGGGCTGCGTGCTCCGTTACGTCCCCGACGAGAACGGGGAGCGGACCGCCCCCGACGGTCGGCGGTACCATAAGCTGGACTTCGAGGATGCCTTCGACTACATCCGGGAGCACAAGCCGGAGTACCTCGACACGGTCCACCGGGTGCCGCACTCCGATATCGCCCGCGTCCTCAAGCCCGATCGCGAGATCATCCACATCGCGGCACGTGACGAACGCGTGATGCGGCTCCTGCCGGTGCTCGGCGTCCCCATCGACAACATCGGGTGCACGGGCTCGCTCCTCTGCGGGCTCGAGAATTCCGGGTCGGACATCGACATGGTCGTCTACGGGCGGGACTGGTTTGCGGCCCAGGCGAACCTGAAGAAGGCCATGGAAACCGGCGACATCCAGCCCCTCTCCGAGGAGATGTGGGAGAAGGTGTATACGAAGCGGGTGCCCGAGATCGACTACGAGACGTTCCTGCGCCACGAGAAGCGCAAATGGAACCGGGGCGAGATCGAGGGAACGTACTTCGACCTCCTCTATACGCGGTCGTACGAGCGGTTGGAAAGCGCCTCGTGGGGGAAGGGCGAGGTGCTGGGCCGGGACGTGATCGAGGCGACGGTGACGGACGCGTCCCTCTCGTTCGATTCGCCCGCGGTGTATCTCGTGGAGCACGAGGAGATCTCCCGGGTGCTCTCGTTCACGCACACCTACAGCGGGCAGGCGCTCGCGGGCGAGACTATAGAGGCCGCAGGTGTCGTGGAACAGCATGGCGAGGAGAAGTGGCTCATCGTCGGGACGACCCGCGAGGCGAAGGGCGAGTTCATCATCTCCGAAACGCTGATGGACAGCTAA
- a CDS encoding CRISPR-associated protein Cas4, which translates to MPPISISSVIACHACPLRFYLEQETDHIEPARYTFAKQISYHLGSPLDADVVWEDVRLVAPETPDECEATVREWVNNCQKTNWREAAEYDVRVESARLNIAGTIDRLFEDEPCAAILRSTEAPDAGIYTADRLRAACLLFCINEAIDPIATSVAIEYVPSGITRTCIPQPRDRRNALRAIRLIEKIRTGHVPRKPHDAPCDGCYLADHCTGTSAKRLTDLL; encoded by the coding sequence ATGCCGCCCATCAGCATATCCTCCGTCATCGCCTGCCACGCCTGCCCGCTCCGGTTCTACCTCGAACAGGAGACCGACCACATCGAACCGGCCCGCTACACGTTTGCGAAACAAATCTCCTACCACCTCGGCTCCCCACTCGACGCGGACGTTGTCTGGGAGGACGTCCGGCTCGTCGCCCCCGAAACCCCGGACGAGTGCGAGGCGACCGTCCGCGAGTGGGTGAACAACTGCCAAAAGACGAACTGGCGCGAGGCGGCCGAATACGACGTCCGCGTCGAATCCGCCAGATTAAACATCGCGGGCACCATCGACCGCCTCTTCGAGGACGAACCCTGTGCCGCCATTCTGCGGTCGACCGAGGCCCCCGACGCGGGCATCTACACCGCCGACCGCCTCCGGGCGGCCTGCCTTCTCTTTTGCATCAACGAGGCTATCGATCCCATAGCCACGTCGGTCGCCATCGAATACGTCCCCTCCGGCATCACCCGCACCTGCATCCCCCAGCCCCGCGACCGGAGAAACGCCCTGCGGGCCATTCGCCTGATAGAAAAGATCCGCACCGGCCACGTCCCGCGAAAACCGCACGACGCCCCCTGCGACGGCTGCTACCTCGCTGACCACTGCACCGGGACGAGCGCAAAGCGCCTCACGGACCTGCTCTGA
- a CDS encoding DUF3467 domain-containing protein produces the protein MKKREISVNVPGDLDPVYSNRIQVAYKDDEFTFMFLHEIPGTNQARAKAIVSISPKHAKNFSKVLAKSVADFEAKFGEVKGDVAKEEETNEVTIQGYS, from the coding sequence ATGAAAAAGCGGGAAATTTCGGTGAATGTCCCGGGCGATCTCGACCCGGTCTATTCGAATCGCATCCAGGTGGCCTATAAAGATGACGAGTTCACCTTTATGTTCCTCCATGAGATTCCCGGCACCAACCAGGCACGTGCGAAGGCTATAGTCTCCATCAGCCCGAAGCACGCCAAGAACTTCTCCAAGGTGCTCGCAAAGTCCGTTGCCGACTTCGAGGCGAAGTTCGGGGAAGTGAAGGGCGACGTCGCCAAAGAGGAAGAGACCAACGAAGTGACGATTCAGGGATATTCCTGA
- a CDS encoding Fic family protein, translating into MPEPYEPQQLPLDTIDWAAHVSLIGKANASLARYDGILQAIVNPEILISPLITREAVLSSRIEGTQASLEEVLEYEADPDGDVPIEKRNDIAEIINYRRALKLAEQELKRKPLHVNLIRELHAVLLDNARGKDKEPGQLRTIQNYIAKPGQPIEQAIFIPPYPFLVPDALSNWEMYLHSDEKDPLVQIAVLKAQFELIHPFRDGNGRIGRMLVPLILYNKGLLSRPTFYISSYLERNRDEYYEALGEISSENDWNQWISFFLRAINEQAKENCMKARNILELYEEMKITVPEITHSQYAVSAIDAIFTRQIFKASDFVSISGIPNMTAQRILKELSENNVIEVIRKGRGRRATIYACPRLIRITEDV; encoded by the coding sequence ATGCCTGAACCCTATGAACCACAACAACTTCCCCTTGATACTATAGACTGGGCTGCGCACGTCTCGCTGATTGGAAAAGCGAACGCCTCACTTGCACGCTATGACGGAATTCTGCAGGCGATCGTTAATCCTGAAATCCTGATATCTCCTCTGATAACCCGTGAGGCCGTCCTTTCATCACGCATTGAAGGCACGCAGGCTTCACTTGAAGAAGTGCTTGAGTACGAGGCTGATCCCGATGGCGATGTTCCAATTGAGAAGAGAAATGATATAGCAGAGATCATCAATTACCGCAGGGCACTCAAACTGGCAGAACAGGAACTTAAAAGAAAGCCTCTCCATGTCAACCTGATACGGGAGCTTCATGCGGTTCTTCTCGATAATGCACGGGGGAAGGATAAAGAGCCCGGGCAGTTACGAACGATTCAGAACTATATCGCCAAGCCGGGACAACCAATAGAACAGGCCATATTTATTCCACCATATCCATTTTTAGTCCCTGATGCTCTCTCAAACTGGGAGATGTACCTCCATAGCGATGAGAAAGATCCACTTGTGCAGATTGCAGTTTTGAAGGCCCAATTCGAGTTGATACACCCATTTAGGGATGGAAACGGGAGAATCGGGAGAATGCTGGTTCCGTTAATTCTTTACAATAAGGGTCTGCTTTCCAGGCCAACATTCTACATCAGCTCCTATCTGGAAAGAAATCGCGATGAATACTACGAAGCTCTTGGCGAAATCTCGAGCGAAAATGACTGGAATCAGTGGATTTCATTCTTTTTACGCGCAATTAACGAACAGGCCAAAGAAAACTGCATGAAAGCTCGGAATATACTTGAGCTCTATGAAGAGATGAAAATCACCGTTCCTGAGATCACCCATTCACAATATGCAGTATCGGCAATTGACGCAATTTTTACCCGTCAGATATTCAAGGCTTCGGATTTCGTCAGTATTTCCGGGATTCCGAATATGACGGCTCAACGTATACTCAAAGAACTGAGTGAGAACAACGTTATTGAAGTAATCAGAAAAGGGAGAGGAAGGCGAGCAACGATCTATGCATGTCCCCGATTGATTCGAATTACAGAAGATGTGTGA
- a CDS encoding apurinic/apyrimidinic endonuclease family protein — MHTIDYVFPNLRRPGNRGGLAERWDLAVNHGCRYIEMPAPFVFVEHEKRATGQSYGELLTPETIALLYTEGSALPGALEYILHTDPGFDNTGSGYSPEYLRWYDLEWVDAYARMLVEIACRLGKVPHTIEIHPGSHKNQAPDYVAAMKTLQDVFEEQAGRRPGIVLENLMISRVHSGVQLAEIWETLIATDPSMAESCGFVVDISGIWTANKTKKKAYPVSFNAIPIEAVKGLHVHLKHGPVVEEDDPAFWACFREWMKTIDHSIFVNPEIHTMEDFLVLYPYCRGLFLGRSR; from the coding sequence ATGCATACCATCGACTATGTCTTTCCCAATCTCCGTCGTCCTGGCAACCGGGGCGGGCTTGCCGAACGCTGGGACCTCGCTGTGAATCACGGGTGCCGGTACATCGAGATGCCGGCACCGTTCGTCTTTGTCGAACACGAGAAGAGAGCGACCGGACAGTCGTATGGTGAACTGCTGACGCCCGAGACCATTGCACTGCTCTATACCGAAGGGTCGGCCCTGCCGGGAGCGTTGGAATATATCCTCCACACCGATCCGGGATTCGACAACACTGGTTCCGGGTATTCCCCCGAGTATCTCCGGTGGTATGATCTGGAGTGGGTGGATGCCTACGCCCGGATGCTTGTCGAGATTGCCTGCCGCCTCGGCAAGGTCCCACACACGATTGAGATCCATCCGGGATCCCACAAGAACCAAGCCCCAGACTATGTCGCGGCGATGAAAACACTCCAGGATGTATTCGAGGAACAGGCCGGACGGCGGCCCGGCATCGTCCTCGAAAATCTCATGATATCGAGGGTTCATTCAGGAGTTCAGCTCGCGGAAATTTGGGAAACCCTCATTGCAACCGACCCCTCGATGGCAGAGTCCTGCGGGTTTGTTGTGGACATCTCCGGGATATGGACAGCGAACAAGACGAAGAAAAAGGCATATCCGGTGTCCTTCAATGCCATCCCCATCGAGGCAGTGAAGGGATTGCATGTCCACCTGAAGCATGGGCCGGTCGTCGAAGAAGACGATCCTGCGTTTTGGGCCTGTTTCCGGGAGTGGATGAAGACCATTGATCATTCGATCTTTGTCAACCCGGAGATTCATACGATGGAGGACTTTCTGGTGTTGTATCCGTATTGTCGTGGGCTTTTCCTAGGAAGAAGCCGATGA
- a CDS encoding YIP1 family protein, whose amino-acid sequence MTIGGQLKTGFSHPLRIFQELNEKPLRAALTFFFAIVIAVSICFTLISFLQGADMGNESGISGLYPVGLIVLGTFIGLVQGLISGVISLLGISLIEHFFLLFVDVEQGFEKTIKSAVYALSPVVLFFWVIVIVQNLFASLLLLICFGLMTYWGIRIFHEKSKDRAAFVSLATSIVLMILLRGWIFSQGWSLESLFP is encoded by the coding sequence ATGACGATTGGTGGACAGTTAAAAACTGGTTTTTCCCATCCCCTGAGGATTTTTCAGGAGCTTAATGAAAAACCACTGCGGGCGGCTCTCACATTCTTTTTTGCGATAGTGATCGCTGTATCAATCTGTTTTACGCTGATATCCTTTCTTCAGGGTGCGGATATGGGAAACGAATCAGGAATTAGTGGATTGTATCCTGTTGGGCTAATTGTGCTGGGCACATTCATCGGTCTGGTACAGGGTTTGATAAGCGGGGTAATTTCACTCCTGGGAATCAGTCTTATTGAGCATTTTTTTCTGCTTTTTGTCGACGTAGAACAGGGATTTGAAAAAACAATCAAATCTGCGGTCTATGCTTTGTCGCCCGTCGTCCTGTTTTTCTGGGTGATTGTAATTGTTCAGAACCTTTTCGCAAGTCTGTTACTACTCATCTGCTTTGGTTTGATGACGTATTGGGGTATACGGATATTTCATGAAAAATCAAAAGACCGGGCCGCATTTGTGTCTCTTGCAACAAGTATCGTTCTAATGATACTATTACGCGGATGGATCTTCAGTCAAGGATGGTCATTGGAATCGTTATTTCCATAG